The Gehongia tenuis sequence TAGTCTATGTAGTTTCTCAGTCGGTCGGGTATCTCGCCCAGAACGCCGCACTCGTCAATCAAATGGTAGGCAACGTCCACCATGTTGTCGCAAGGGAATTGGATAATGTCGTCCTTGTGGTCGTAGAGTTCCTCCACGCTGCAAAAATGGCAGAGCAGGTCGTCAATCACCTCATTCAGCGGATAGTCCAGTTCTTCCACCATCTCGCACAGACGGTTGACTTCCTCAATGGGCGTGTACTCGTCGATTTCAAAGGGCAGCTCATAGTCATGGATGGCGTATTCTTCGTATCGGTCATTCAAGCCGATCCGTTCTGCCATCTCGTCGTAGTCCACAGGCGGCGTAAACCAATCGCCCACAAGCTCCCCCTCGTTATACTTGCCAAGGTTGGCAATGTAGACACGCATTTCCTCCAAAGGCAGTCACCGCCTTACCGATAGCGGAACACGCCGCTGGTCGTAAAGAGGTATTCGTCGCTTTGTTCCAGCTCATGACCGTAGGAGATAAAGTCTATGTGTTTTGCCAGTTCCGGCGGCAGCTCTCCGAAGCAGTGTTCCTCCATGACAAGGTATTCTGCAAGAGAAGCCGAGTCCGGCACATCATAGTGGCGTATCTCGTCCTTGTGGTCGAAAAAGTCGCTGATGTTGTGAAACCACTTTGCCTGTATCTCGTTTAGTTCATTGCCAAGGGGCGTGCCCTCGATTTCCTGCACCATGCGGCACAGGGCGTTGATTTCCCAAAGGGGCATATCAGGACTTAGGGAAAAGGGCAGCTCGTAGTCCTCAATTTCAAAATCTTCCTCTTTTTCCACGCCTAATTTTTCCTTGATTTCCTCAAAGGTCACAGGGCAGGAAAACCATGCGCCAGCATAACCATCCTCGTCGTCGTTATAAGGTTTTGTGGTGTTTAGGATATATAATCTCATTTCATACATAGTGATAAATCACGTCCTTTCAATTCTGATAGTATTCCCACCAAAACAGCATAATCTACATCAAATACAAAGTGGGAAAATTCTTCTAATTGGTTCAGCGGATAGGCAGCAAGCGGCAGCTTTTTGATTTCCTGCCAGATTTCACGCTTGTGGTAAGGCAGCTCGGTACGTCTGTCACACCCGATTTTAGCCTGTATCACCGTGAAGATGTCTTTTTGTACCATTCCGTCACCCCCTTTTCATTCCCCCTATGCCCGAACTCCCATAGGGGGAGAGGTAGGTTTGCGGCAAGCGCAAACCCTTGATTCTAAGCTCCGATAATCTTGTTGAACAGGTTTAAGAGTACATCTTTCACGCCGCCAGCGTTGAACACCAGACCGACAGCGATTAAGGCAATCACCAGAAAGCCAATCAGCTTACTGAACTCACGCTTAAAGCCTAAGTAAATGCCAATCACCACGATTGCCATTAGCACAAGGCTCTGTGCGTTGCTCAAAAACCAGTTGTATAGGTTCTGACCAAAGTTCATTTTTCATTGCTCCTTTCCATTTCTTCTAAATGGGTGTCGGCTTCTTTCCCGACTTGCAGAATACACATAAGTAACACGCCCATTCCCATGCCGATTGATACCAGCAACAGGTCAAACAATATATGCCACATTTTCCTATTCCTCCTTGTCCTTGACGGTCATTTCCTCCACGGTGACAGAGAGCTGCCGCAAGACCTTTTCCAATCGGTCGGAGAGCTTCGCAT is a genomic window containing:
- a CDS encoding antirestriction protein ArdA, which produces MEEMRVYIANLGKYNEGELVGDWFTPPVDYDEMAERIGLNDRYEEYAIHDYELPFEIDEYTPIEEVNRLCEMVEELDYPLNEVIDDLLCHFCSVEELYDHKDDIIQFPCDNMVDVAYHLIDECGVLGEIPDRLRNYIDYEAFARDIDLEGCFIETRYGVFECPY
- a CDS encoding antirestriction protein ArdA, whose product is MRLYILNTTKPYNDDEDGYAGAWFSCPVTFEEIKEKLGVEKEEDFEIEDYELPFSLSPDMPLWEINALCRMVQEIEGTPLGNELNEIQAKWFHNISDFFDHKDEIRHYDVPDSASLAEYLVMEEHCFGELPPELAKHIDFISYGHELEQSDEYLFTTSGVFRYR
- a CDS encoding DUF3789 domain-containing protein is translated as MWHILFDLLLVSIGMGMGVLLMCILQVGKEADTHLEEMERSNEK